CTTCCCACGTGCCTGAAGTTGCAATAAGGAAGCAAAAAGACCCCTTCCCAATAAACCCATTCACCACCACCCTACTACCAAACCCTATTTGATTTATTAACCAAACCATGTcagtcccttccctgggctgGTTATTTAAGATGAGCAGTGCAATTAGTACCGTTACAGGAGCGTCCAGGCTACTGATGAATAGCTTTGGTCCTCTGCCACCACCAAGCTCGTCCAGGCTGCCATGAGCTCCCTGACCTGAGGATCAGTGCAAGATTTGCATGTGTCACTCAAGCACAAGGTGAAAAACCTTGTCGCTAGCTCAGCAAagcacaacacacacacacgtatttCTCCAAGGAGAGCCCTAACTGTAGGTTGGGGAGTTATCATGGTGACACCCAGGCTTACAGCCAGCAAAGTGCTGGAAGACTTAGGCTCACTATATTGCACGGCTAAAGACCTCACACCCAAAGGGCAGAGCAAGGAGCCCCTGCTTGTGAGGTGGTCTCCAGTTCTTATCTAGGGACCACCCACGGAGTCCTCCTCACAGtctgcagaaagaaacagcTTGCACCGTTTGCCTCCAGCGCAAACCTATCAATCGCTCTCCAGCTCAGGAAGCTCATGAAATCCCGGCTCCCAGCACACCAGAAATGCTCTCACCCTCGGACAGCGTGCAGCAGGCGCAGCGAGGGGTAGGCAGTCCTGACGTTGATGTGATGCTTCAGGATGAGCTCGTTCACCCACTCCACTCGCTCCTTGCCCCCCTTGGCCATGAATGCCGGGATCCAGAGGATGCTGCCATTGAGGCTGTGGAGGCGTTGCAGCAGCTTCTCTCTCCAAGTCTCATTCACCAGATCCTCGAAGGCCCGTTGGATGACCGAGGGGTTCATAGTCACCAGGTCCGTCTTCATGCCCACATCCTGCGAGTACTCTTGGACAGGGGCCAGATTGCACCTGCAAAGACAAACACTGAACAGCCCTTTACAATGGACGTGAAAGAGGGCAGTGACAAACATGAGGGGTGTTTGGTGCCAAAAACCAGGGCCAGTAACAGATGTGCCCATTGGCCCTTGCttttgggaggaagaggagggagaattAGTCTCTGCAATAAATTATAGAGGCTCTGACCTGGTAATGATGAGCCATCTTAATATCAGGTCATCATTCCTCAACATGCTGGCATATGTGCACGTACTCCTCCAGGGCAATGCTAATAACAGACATAACTTCGGTGTCTGGTGGGTGGGTTTGTACGGATCGGCATCTCTTCTGGTGCGGTTCAAAAATAACATACAGCAACAAACCTGTCTTTGCTGCCATGGCAGATTTGAAATGAAACAGCCTTTCCCACGCAAGGAAAGTGATCGCCTCTTAATTCTAGTCCTGCTGGAGTAATATTATCCCAagtcccttttcttctcctggtgAGTCTCTGCTAACAGCAGACCTGGTGGCGCCGGCAGCGATAATGACACCAGCAGGAGGTGGATGCCAGGACATGGTCTCCACAGGGTTTGGCTGTCTGAAGCCTCTGACCTTCAAAAACCACCTCTTTCTGTAGTATTAATTGGTGCCTCCTCTAAGGCTGTGCACGCGGATATGGGCACACACGCTCCTCCGGGAGCTCCCGTGCCACAAGCTGCTGTGTCACGCTAGGGATGAGGGGCTATGGGATAAGATGCCAAGAAATCACCCTCATTATACGGTGGTTTCCTACAGCTCCTTGAGGAGGGATCTGCTGCTGTTAAGCCGTGGCTGTGCCATGCACGTAGTGCTGCATAAACGGCACCGGGGACCAGCCGGTGGGGAGACACAGAAAGATGCTCCCCCAGCGTGGTGAAAACCAGAAGGTACCCGTGTGTTCACACACCGCATGTCTCCTGCGGCGTTTTACAGTGAACTCATGGTATTTAACGAGCAGGAATTGCATCCTAACCATCTGCCTCGATGATCAGCCATTTCCACTGTTTTCTCTActttacagatggggaaactaAGGGGATGGTGTAAAGAAAATCCAGCTACTGGCACGCAGGGCCCTTCTGATCCACTCATCGCAGGAataaaatagctgaaaataaacattggATCTGAAGAGCGAAGCTGTATCCTGGACACAGAGCCCATCACTGGCCACTGCCAACCCTGCTGAAAAGGCTGCCTGGATGGAGCAAACCTTCCTCAGGAAGATGCAGGTTCAAGTGGTGGCTCAGATAACCTATGGTGGGAAGAGCACGTCCATGCCAGACCTGCACTAGCACACACAGCTGGGGAGAAGCTCCTCAAAATCCCAATCCTGACACCCAGCAAAGCTTTTCTCCTGCAACTTTGCTGCCTGACATGAAAACCCCTCCCTAAACTTTGCCAGATCTGCAACAagcaatttttgcttttgctcgCTCTGGCTACACTTACGGATGCAAATGGCAACGCCCTGTCCCCTGCGGACAGGACAGAGCTGCTagcagccaggcaggctggagcAGCCGGGCTTGAGCGGGGGCAGAGGTGACATTATTCTTGCTCTCACATCACACCGGGGACCACCTCTGTGAGCAGCTGATGGATTGGGCTGTCTACATAATAGATTCTCCAGAAAGCAAATGTCTGCACATACATAAATCATCAGTGGACTCTTACAGCCCCTCAGCTAACAGATGTACACGGGTGTCGGGGGTAGGAGGGCAGGCGTGTGCTCCTCCTCTCCACTTCAAGCATCTTCTGTAGTGACTTCGGTGTGTGCCCCAGTGAGGGTctggatttgctgctgcaggtcCATGGGGCAGTGCACCTGCAGGGACGTCGGTGCTGGGGATGGAGTGGTCACAGGGGAGCGTCAGACCCGGGTGGGCACAAGCCTGGTGCCAGGGCACTGCGTGGCACACCCGCTGCTCACGGGCAGACGTGACTCGGGGAAGGACCGAGATTGCGTCCACGGGAGAGTCCAGCACAGGGTTTATTTGCAAGAGGATAAGTATGTGGGAAAAGAGGAGTGAGTGCttgggtctgggggtgctgggggttaATGGTGCCCTGGGGGTTAATGGCGCACCGTGAGAACACAAGGGGTGCATTTGGAAGGACAGTGGGGCAGCACTTGGTGCTTGGTAGAAGAGATTGCAGCAGGATGTTCACATCCGTGAACTCTGTGTGCACACGGAGATGCAAGGCTGCGCTGCACCACATGGATGCGGACTCCAGCCCCTTTCCACCTCTCCGAACCCTCCCCAAACTCCCCAGCCCCATTGTATGTCTGGGCGTGGGCCCCAACCTTATCACGAAGCTGTGTGCGTCGATCTCGGGGCCACAGCCGCTGCTGAGCAGGACCCCTGAGTTGCCCACGATGGCGCAGGTGGGGAACTGCTTGCCCTTGAGGGGTGAGGTGCGGGGCAGCAGCTCGTACAGGTTCTGTGAGACGTTCATGGTGCTGTCCCTGTCAAAGACGTAGTGGATGATGTCCCCTGGCTTCAGCGTCCCCTTCAGCACTGAAATGTCCTTCTCTGCATCCAGGAACTTCAGGATCTGTTTCCtgaggacagggaagaaaacagcccCATCAGGTGAGGTACAGAGATAATTTGGGTCTTATGTAAGATGAACTCTTGCCTCCTGCTTGCCCTCGCTCTGTGGCTGGTCCCAGCCGACTGATGCTCCCTAGGAACAGCTTTCAAACAGATATCTCCATCTCAATGCCTGCTCCTTCTCCACCCATCCCTCCCTGGGGCAGGCTAGCACAGCCAGCCCCACCATTACTGGGGGGGTCCCTCTATTTACCCCGGGGAGAGGGTCTCATTCCCCCCGCCACAAAGAGTGGCACCAGTGCACCCTAATTCCGCTTGGTCTGGAACATTGGGGCTCAAGTGCTCCTTGTTTCATTGTTGCAAGGCCAGCTGGTCCAGCCGGGAATTCATTTCCAAGCGATCGTTTACAGATATGAAGCCTAGCTCAGCAGGAGATAAgccttttatttcctcctcGACTTCTTTAGATGATATACAGAGGCAATTTGCCAGCTTGCACTGGAGAGGACCAAATCTGTCTCCTGTCCTATAGGTAATTACCAGTACCTGATCTTCAAAGAGAGTGTCTGGTTGTGTCTCCATTTGGATGAGGCTGGTTTAATGTTGTGCTTAATGCTTTCATTACTTCTGTCAACAACAGCTGGAGATGAAGAATCATTTATTACTACTTCAGCtctagagaaaagaaagacagggagagggagagagacaggATCCGTTAGCATCCCAATGGCACTTCTAATCACTGTCTTCGGCTCTGGCTGCTGGAATTCAAACttcatcagaaaagcaaaattgtaGTTATTAGCTAAACAAGAACTGAAAGGCTGTTTGTATTCTGCTACACTCAAGCAGACAGACACAAATCCTTAAATACCTGCTCGCTTACACGAACACAGACTTACAGCTGGGCACAGCTCTACAGAAAACAGAGTCTTACACATCTAGCTGTTGAAAtgcatgcacacaaaaaaaccacaagcaggCTCTGCAAAGACAGGCTGGCAGATGCACACTCACAGACAAGACACCCCTGAGTCCCGGGGAGCCCACAGAATCCACGGAGACATTTCCTACATGGGCAGCCAAGGTTGCCAACCTGCTGCCCCGTGGTCACATGTGAGCACCCCTAAGTGGAGGCAGCTCAGCTCCTGGAGTGGGTTAAAATCCTCGTCAGAGAAGTGCAACCTTCGCTTCACCCAAAGGAGAAGTTAATTTAGCtgagctgctgggtgctgctcGTGCGATCGGCCTACGAGCATCCCGCACTGCACAGGGGGAGGCTGGCTCGCTGATAACTCTCCCCCGTTAGAAGAGAGCATGAGGATTTCAGTGTCCACAGCACCTGCTCCAGACCCCGATGCTGCGGTTTGGAGATCGTCACTGGGATTTTAATCCCTGCTCTAAGAAGCAAATCGGCCCCAGCACTCCAGTGCCATTTATATCGAATGGCATGAATTAAGGGAGCCTCTGAATATTTGATTCCAGCCAGCTGCCCTCCAAAGAGAATACCCAAACATCTCATCAAGAAGCTGTGCATGTGTCTGCAGCCCCGAAAAAACCTTCACACTTCAGAGCGCTCTGAAAAATACACAGCCAAAGCACTCGCTGTCAGCTACAGGGAATCTCCCTCTCCAGTGCAAAGGGCTTTTTCCAGCTGGGAAATGGTTTGTagataaatacatttataaaaagaGTGTAAACCccaaggagggagaggaatgaGAGATGGACAGAGCTGGCAGCCCAAGCTCATGGACAACATCCAGCTCCTGGGAGCACATCAGCCCAGGGAAGGAGCTCCGGAGGACGCACGGTGGCTCACACTATGTAATGCctcagaaaggcaaggaaatgTGCTTATAAATGCTGGCTGTCAGTGTCCTTTTGTGTGCACAGTACCTCTCCAGAGGCTGCCAGTTGAGGCTGTTGGATTTGTAAAAAATCATAAAGTGAGTAGGGTAAAGAAATAACGGGAATAACTATGatttgtcttggttttgtccattttctgtgttttgataATTTTTGATGACATCATCACAGAATGACACCACCCTTCCTTTCTCATGTAATGTCACCAGACTTTGCAACTGCGTCACTTGGTAGTGCTGGGCTGACATGACATTATTGTAAAAGTAACACAGAGAGACACTGAATGAAGCTGCGATGCCACGAAATGACTCTGCAATGGAGCGACGTTGCTGAGGTGCGTTACGATAAAACCGAATGAAGCTCTGATGTCAAAGACAGCGACTGCTCTTCTAATAGCACCTAGTAAAACTACAAAAATGGAAACTCTATCACTGACTTATTTTCACAATAAGTAACTATCTCTTTCTCATTCTCTCAATCACCGCAACTTGAATATCCTTGGTTATTTGCAAATGATTATTGCAGTGAGccgggggaaggagggggagaaacgattaagaaaatgcaaagcagaagtgaaaagaaacagataCATTTGCTAAATAAGAACACCACTATCCAGCGAAGAGGAGAAGCAGATTAATAGCTGCCTtacagcaaaaacaaatgaacacAAAATCTAATTTACAAACCTATTAGATTTGCTATGTAAGCTGTTCACAGCTGATCTGATTGTACCTCTGCCTCCAGAACTCCTGCAAGACAAAggaaatgcattatttataaaCCCAGCTCCTCTTTGCCAAGCATTGTTCAACAGTCAAGAGATCCTGCTCTGAAGGGCTCCGAACGGAGACGCTGCTCTGCCGTTCACATCCCACCCCATTCACAAGGGAGATGTCCTCGTGCCTGTGAAAGGCTTTTCACATCCATCGTCATTGCTGCCCTACTGCAAAGGTAAAATCATTCCGGCAAAAAAGCTCCTAAGCAGTCCAATTAATAATACCTACGCAATCTAACCAGCCA
This sequence is a window from Phalacrocorax carbo chromosome 7, bPhaCar2.1, whole genome shotgun sequence. Protein-coding genes within it:
- the ST8SIA2 gene encoding alpha-2,8-sialyltransferase 8B isoform X3; this encodes MPLPCRGWTLALLTLLVGFLIFADISEIEEEEESGSSGGRGTIRSAVNSLHSKSNRAEVVINDSSSPAVVDRSNESIKHNIKPASSKWRHNQTLSLKIRKQILKFLDAEKDISVLKGTLKPGDIIHYVFDRDSTMNVSQNLYELLPRTSPLKGKQFPTCAIVGNSGVLLSSGCGPEIDAHSFVIRCNLAPVQEYSQDVGMKTDLVTMNPSVIQRAFEDLVNETWREKLLQRLHSLNGSILWIPAFMAKGGKERVEWVNELILKHHINVRTAYPSLRLLHAVRGSGSSWQPGRAWWWQRTKAIHQ
- the ST8SIA2 gene encoding alpha-2,8-sialyltransferase 8B isoform X1, which codes for MPLPCRGWTLALLTLLVGFLIFADISEIEEEEESGSSGGRGTIRSAVNSLHSKSNRAEVVINDSSSPAVVDRSNESIKHNIKPASSKWRHNQTLSLKIRKQILKFLDAEKDISVLKGTLKPGDIIHYVFDRDSTMNVSQNLYELLPRTSPLKGKQFPTCAIVGNSGVLLSSGCGPEIDAHSFVIRCNLAPVQEYSQDVGMKTDLVTMNPSVIQRAFEDLVNETWREKLLQRLHSLNGSILWIPAFMAKGGKERVEWVNELILKHHINVRTAYPSLRLLHAVRGYWLTNKVHIKRPTTGLLMYTLATRFCNQIYLYGFWPFPLDQNQNPVKYHYYDTLKYGYTSQASPHTMPLEFKALKTLHQQGALKLTVGECDGAT
- the ST8SIA2 gene encoding alpha-2,8-sialyltransferase 8B isoform X2; the protein is MPLPCRGWTLALLTLLVGFLIFADISEIEEEEESGAEVVINDSSSPAVVDRSNESIKHNIKPASSKWRHNQTLSLKIRKQILKFLDAEKDISVLKGTLKPGDIIHYVFDRDSTMNVSQNLYELLPRTSPLKGKQFPTCAIVGNSGVLLSSGCGPEIDAHSFVIRCNLAPVQEYSQDVGMKTDLVTMNPSVIQRAFEDLVNETWREKLLQRLHSLNGSILWIPAFMAKGGKERVEWVNELILKHHINVRTAYPSLRLLHAVRGYWLTNKVHIKRPTTGLLMYTLATRFCNQIYLYGFWPFPLDQNQNPVKYHYYDTLKYGYTSQASPHTMPLEFKALKTLHQQGALKLTVGECDGAT